One Kitasatospora sp. NBC_01266 genomic window carries:
- the dhaK gene encoding dihydroxyacetone kinase subunit DhaK, giving the protein MKKLINTPESVLDDALAGIAAAHPELTVDRENRVIHRADAPRPGKVALISGGGSGHEPLHGGFVGPGMLDAACPGEVFTSPVPDQMLAALRATNGGAGAVLIVKNYTGDVLNFELAAELAAEEGIEVRTVLVNDDVAVEDSTYTAGRRGTGATVIVEKVAGALAERGAKAAEVAALGERTVAASRSFAVALTAATTPAAGRPGFDLPEDEIEVGVGIHGEPGRRREPLRPARELVAEVVRTILADHTLTSGDEVIALVNGMGGTPLLELYIVFGEVAARLAESGITIARNLVGNYVTSLDMAGFSLTLTKADPELLDLWDAPARTPALHRP; this is encoded by the coding sequence GTGAAGAAGCTGATCAACACCCCCGAATCCGTGCTCGACGACGCGCTGGCCGGGATCGCCGCCGCCCATCCGGAACTGACGGTGGACCGGGAGAACCGGGTGATCCACCGCGCGGACGCGCCCCGCCCCGGCAAGGTCGCGCTGATCTCCGGCGGCGGCTCGGGGCACGAGCCGCTGCACGGCGGCTTCGTCGGCCCCGGCATGCTGGACGCGGCCTGTCCGGGCGAGGTGTTCACCTCCCCGGTGCCCGACCAGATGCTCGCCGCCCTGCGGGCCACCAACGGCGGCGCGGGCGCGGTCCTGATCGTCAAGAACTACACCGGTGACGTGCTCAACTTCGAACTCGCCGCCGAGCTGGCCGCCGAGGAGGGCATCGAGGTCCGCACCGTGCTGGTCAACGACGACGTGGCCGTCGAGGACTCCACCTACACCGCCGGGCGGCGCGGCACCGGCGCCACCGTGATCGTCGAGAAGGTGGCCGGCGCGCTGGCCGAGCGCGGCGCCAAGGCCGCCGAGGTGGCCGCCCTCGGAGAGCGCACGGTCGCCGCCTCGCGCTCCTTCGCGGTGGCCCTCACCGCCGCCACCACGCCCGCCGCCGGGCGCCCGGGCTTCGACCTACCCGAGGACGAGATCGAGGTGGGCGTCGGCATCCACGGCGAGCCCGGCCGCCGGCGCGAACCGCTGCGCCCGGCCCGTGAGCTGGTCGCCGAGGTGGTGCGCACCATCCTCGCCGACCACACCCTGACCTCGGGCGACGAGGTGATCGCCCTGGTCAACGGCATGGGTGGGACTCCGCTGCTGGAGCTCTACATCGTCTTCGGCGAGGTGGCCGCCCGGCTGGCCGAGAGCGGCATCACCATCGCCCGCAACCTGGTCGGCAACTACGTGACCAGCCTGGACATGGCCGGCTTCTCACTCACCCTGACCAAGGCCGATCCCGAGCTGCTCGACCTGTGGGACGCCCCGGCCCGCACCCCGGCCCTGCACCGCCCCTGA
- the dhaM gene encoding dihydroxyacetone kinase phosphoryl donor subunit DhaM, which produces MRTSVGIVLVSHSPLLGAGVRELVEQLSGGSVRVAVAAGTEDGEIGTSYELIAEAVRQVDGGAGVVLLPDLGSSVLTARAVLADLAREEVVLVDAPFVEGAVAAVVTASTGAGLAEVVRVAEEAWQSRKF; this is translated from the coding sequence ATGAGGACTTCGGTGGGAATCGTCCTGGTGTCGCACAGCCCGCTGCTGGGCGCCGGGGTACGCGAATTGGTCGAGCAACTGAGCGGCGGCAGCGTGCGGGTGGCGGTCGCGGCCGGGACCGAGGACGGGGAGATCGGGACCAGCTACGAGCTGATCGCCGAGGCGGTGCGCCAGGTGGACGGCGGCGCCGGGGTGGTGCTGCTGCCCGACCTCGGCAGCTCGGTGCTCACCGCGCGGGCGGTGCTGGCGGACCTGGCGCGGGAGGAGGTCGTGCTGGTGGACGCGCCGTTCGTGGAGGGCGCGGTGGCGGCGGTGGTGACCGCCTCCACCGGGGCGGGCCTGGCGGAGGTGGTCCGGGTCGCCGAGGAGGCCTGGCAGTCGAGGAAATTCTGA
- a CDS encoding bifunctional 3'-5' exonuclease/DNA polymerase: MEATVPARIALVPDAHGRGGRLHRLAETGEPLGAPLKTAELAATVAELEAAEQPRWVWASAESGYVPLLPALDRLHGAHRLGRCHDLRLVEALLLAHEGRWGAPRSLGAAWARLHSLPVPADLPETGPAEAQDTLFAPDRLQLPPGTDPLAAVLAVHADQQRRLRAIEGEPQRARFRLLVAAESAGALAAAEMAEDGLPWRTEVHDALLTELLGPRPHIPGAQPAKLAEVSVRLQEALGGKPFNPDSHTQVLRAFAEQGIRLNSTRVWELRELDHPAAELLIRYKELSRIHSAHGWAWQDAWARGGRFHPEYVVGGVVSGRWASRGGGALQIPRILRRAVLADPGWRLVVADAAQLEPRVLTALSGDAALARTAAGGDLYQALAQVAFQGDREKAKLGLLGAMYGQTSGDIGPLLATLRQRYPAAMGYVEAAARTGEEGGIVTSRLGRSCPPPSDAWLDLAEGATAGGEGAEQGGRSTRARGRFTRNFVIQASAADWALCLLAALRRRLAELTGPAGRPHLVFFQHDEVVVHAPAESADQVAALITAAADEASRLVFGDTPVRFPMSTAVVECYADAK; encoded by the coding sequence ATGGAGGCCACCGTGCCCGCCAGGATCGCCCTGGTCCCCGACGCCCACGGGCGCGGTGGCCGACTGCACCGCCTCGCCGAGACCGGTGAGCCGCTCGGCGCCCCGCTGAAGACCGCCGAGCTGGCCGCCACCGTGGCCGAGTTGGAGGCCGCCGAGCAGCCGCGCTGGGTCTGGGCGAGTGCCGAGTCCGGCTACGTCCCGCTGCTGCCGGCGCTGGACCGGCTGCACGGTGCGCACCGGCTCGGCCGCTGCCACGACCTGCGCCTGGTCGAGGCGCTGCTGCTGGCGCACGAGGGCCGGTGGGGGGCGCCCCGCTCGCTCGGCGCGGCCTGGGCCCGGCTGCACTCCCTGCCGGTCCCCGCCGACCTGCCGGAGACCGGGCCCGCCGAGGCGCAGGACACCCTGTTCGCCCCCGACCGCCTGCAACTGCCGCCCGGCACCGATCCGCTGGCCGCCGTGCTGGCCGTGCACGCCGACCAGCAGCGCCGGCTGCGGGCCATCGAGGGCGAGCCGCAGCGGGCCCGGTTCCGGCTGCTGGTGGCCGCCGAGTCGGCCGGCGCGCTGGCCGCCGCCGAAATGGCCGAGGACGGCCTGCCCTGGCGCACCGAGGTGCACGACGCGCTGCTCACCGAGCTGCTCGGCCCGCGCCCGCACATCCCCGGCGCCCAGCCCGCCAAGCTGGCCGAGGTGTCCGTCCGGCTGCAGGAAGCGCTCGGCGGCAAGCCGTTCAACCCCGACTCGCACACCCAGGTGCTGCGCGCCTTCGCCGAGCAGGGCATCCGACTGAACTCCACCCGGGTCTGGGAGCTGCGCGAACTCGACCATCCGGCAGCCGAGTTGCTGATCCGCTACAAGGAGCTGTCGCGGATCCACAGCGCGCACGGCTGGGCCTGGCAGGACGCCTGGGCACGCGGCGGGCGGTTCCACCCCGAGTACGTGGTGGGCGGGGTGGTCTCCGGGCGCTGGGCCAGCCGGGGCGGCGGGGCACTGCAGATCCCGCGGATCCTGCGCCGCGCGGTGCTGGCCGATCCGGGCTGGCGGCTGGTGGTGGCCGACGCGGCCCAGCTGGAACCCCGGGTGCTGACCGCCCTGTCCGGGGACGCCGCGCTGGCCCGCACCGCGGCCGGCGGCGACCTCTACCAGGCACTGGCCCAGGTGGCCTTCCAGGGCGACCGGGAGAAGGCCAAGCTCGGCCTGCTCGGCGCGATGTACGGGCAGACCAGCGGGGACATCGGCCCGCTGCTCGCCACCCTGCGCCAGCGCTACCCCGCCGCGATGGGCTATGTGGAGGCCGCCGCCCGCACCGGGGAGGAGGGCGGCATCGTCACCTCCCGGCTCGGCCGCAGCTGCCCGCCGCCCTCGGACGCCTGGCTGGACCTCGCCGAGGGCGCGACGGCCGGCGGCGAGGGCGCCGAGCAGGGCGGGCGCTCCACCCGGGCCCGCGGCCGGTTCACCCGCAACTTCGTGATCCAGGCCAGCGCCGCCGACTGGGCGCTCTGCCTGCTGGCCGCGCTGCGCCGCCGGCTGGCCGAGCTCACCGGGCCCGCGGGCCGCCCGCACCTGGTCTTCTTCCAGCACGACGAGGTGGTGGTGCACGCCCCCGCCGAGTCGGCCGATCAGGTGGCGGCCCTCATCACGGCGGCCGCCGACGAGGCCAGCCGGCTGGTCTTCGGCGACACCCCGGTGCGGTTCCCGATGAGCACGGCCGTGGTGGAGTGCTACGCGGACGCCAAGTGA
- a CDS encoding M3 family metallopeptidase, giving the protein MTDNPLLSPSRLPYQLPPYAEIRTEHYRPALEAGMAEQLAEIARITADPEPASFENTVVALERTGMLLRRALAVFDNQGSAHTDAQLQELEAEFKPRLAAHADAISLDRALFARLDAVYAERASLDLDAESLRLLERHHVRFVRAGAQLPPADQQRLRELNAELATASAAFERNLFAANAAGALVLDRAEQLAGLSEAEIAAAAENGRARGHDGKYVLSLLNFTVQPALARLTDRAVRRELLAAALDRGLADNGPVAAGMAALRAERAALFGYPSHAAYVVADETAGSVEAVGALLHRLVPPAVANAERELARLREEAAADGVTDFGPHDLAYYSERVRKAEYDLDSAVLRPYYELDRVLHDGVFHAAGLAYGLSFTERADLVGYHPDTRVFEVFEQDGRPLGLFLADFFARPSKRGGAWMDELVKQSELFDRKPVVVNNLNITKPAPGQPVLLSGDEVRTLFHEFGHALHGLFSDVRYPLLAGTDVPRDFVEFPSQVNEMWLSWPQVRANYARHHLTGEPLPDALLAKLAAAEQFGQGCKTVEYLAAALLDWAWHTRPAGEELPDAAVFEAEVLQAAGLALPEVPPRYRTAYFSHLFASDYSAGYYAYIWSEVLDADTVEWFKGNGRSVRESGELFRRELLARGNSVPALDAFGAVVGRAPEVAPLLARRGLA; this is encoded by the coding sequence ATGACTGACAATCCCTTGCTGTCGCCCAGCCGGCTCCCTTACCAGCTGCCCCCCTACGCCGAGATCCGCACCGAGCACTACCGGCCGGCCCTCGAAGCGGGCATGGCCGAGCAACTCGCCGAGATCGCGCGGATCACCGCCGATCCGGAGCCCGCGAGCTTCGAGAACACGGTGGTCGCCCTGGAGCGCACCGGGATGCTGCTGCGGCGGGCGCTGGCGGTGTTCGACAACCAGGGCTCCGCGCACACCGACGCGCAGCTGCAGGAGCTGGAGGCCGAGTTCAAGCCGCGGCTGGCGGCGCACGCCGACGCCATCAGCCTGGACCGCGCGCTCTTCGCGCGGCTCGACGCCGTGTACGCCGAGCGCGCCTCGCTGGACCTGGACGCCGAGTCGCTGCGCCTGCTGGAGCGCCACCACGTGCGCTTCGTGCGGGCCGGGGCGCAGCTGCCGCCGGCCGACCAGCAGCGGCTGCGCGAGCTGAACGCCGAGCTGGCCACCGCTTCCGCCGCCTTCGAGCGGAACCTGTTCGCCGCCAACGCCGCCGGCGCCCTGGTGCTGGACCGCGCTGAGCAACTGGCCGGGCTGTCCGAGGCGGAGATCGCCGCCGCCGCCGAGAACGGCCGGGCGCGCGGGCACGACGGCAAGTACGTGCTCAGCCTGCTGAACTTCACCGTGCAGCCGGCCCTGGCCCGGCTGACCGACCGCGCGGTGCGCCGCGAGTTGCTGGCCGCCGCGCTCGACCGGGGCCTGGCCGACAACGGCCCGGTGGCCGCCGGGATGGCCGCGCTGCGGGCGGAGCGGGCCGCGCTCTTCGGCTACCCGAGCCACGCCGCCTACGTGGTGGCCGACGAGACGGCCGGCAGTGTCGAGGCCGTCGGCGCGCTGCTGCACCGGCTGGTGCCGCCCGCGGTGGCCAACGCCGAGCGGGAGCTGGCCAGGCTGCGCGAGGAGGCGGCGGCCGACGGCGTCACCGACTTCGGCCCGCACGACCTCGCCTACTACAGCGAGCGGGTCCGCAAGGCCGAGTACGACCTGGACAGCGCGGTGCTGCGCCCGTACTACGAGCTCGACCGGGTGCTGCACGACGGCGTGTTCCACGCGGCGGGCCTGGCCTACGGGTTGAGCTTCACCGAGCGCGCGGACCTGGTCGGCTACCACCCCGACACCCGGGTCTTCGAGGTCTTCGAGCAGGACGGCCGGCCACTGGGCCTCTTCCTGGCCGACTTCTTCGCCCGCCCGTCCAAGCGCGGCGGGGCCTGGATGGACGAACTCGTCAAGCAGAGCGAGCTGTTCGACCGCAAGCCGGTGGTCGTCAACAACCTGAACATCACCAAGCCCGCGCCCGGGCAGCCGGTGCTGCTCAGCGGCGACGAGGTCCGCACGCTCTTCCACGAGTTCGGCCACGCGCTGCACGGCCTCTTCTCCGACGTGCGCTACCCGCTGCTGGCCGGCACCGATGTGCCGCGCGACTTCGTGGAGTTCCCCTCGCAGGTCAACGAGATGTGGCTGAGCTGGCCGCAGGTGCGGGCCAACTACGCCCGGCACCACCTGACCGGCGAGCCGCTGCCGGACGCGCTGCTGGCGAAGCTGGCGGCGGCCGAGCAGTTCGGCCAGGGCTGCAAGACCGTGGAGTACCTGGCCGCCGCGCTGCTGGACTGGGCCTGGCACACCCGCCCGGCCGGCGAAGAGCTGCCGGACGCGGCCGTGTTCGAGGCCGAGGTGCTCCAGGCGGCCGGCCTGGCGCTGCCCGAGGTGCCGCCGCGCTACCGGACCGCGTACTTCAGCCACCTGTTCGCGAGCGACTACAGCGCCGGCTACTACGCCTACATCTGGTCCGAGGTGCTGGACGCCGACACCGTGGAGTGGTTCAAGGGCAACGGGCGGTCGGTCCGGGAGAGCGGCGAGTTGTTCCGGCGCGAGCTGCTGGCCCGGGGCAACAGCGTGCCGGCGCTGGACGCGTTCGGCGCGGTGGTCGGCCGCGCGCCCGAGGTCGCTCCGCTGCTGGCCCGGCGCGGCCTGGCGTAG
- a CDS encoding G1 family glutamic endopeptidase, whose amino-acid sequence MTSLRLRKPARAAIAALLALSGAAFAAPAASAATPHFFGPQQHSWGGHPFSGDSNWGGYVAQGSGFKSISGSWTMPDVQCNTSNDLFAPWIGIDGYGSQTVEQTGVQADCSSGSPVYSGWYEMYPAAPVYFNNPVSAGDTFNASVVNTSGRSYTLTLTDVTQGWTKTTKQSLRAQDVSAEAVIESPTQSYPSFNELDFSNLTVNGQAFDNYGPQSMDSGPYTETQLQNGAFSIIPG is encoded by the coding sequence ATGACCAGCCTGCGCCTGCGCAAGCCCGCCCGCGCCGCGATAGCCGCCCTGCTCGCCCTCTCCGGTGCCGCCTTCGCCGCCCCGGCCGCGAGCGCCGCCACCCCGCACTTCTTCGGCCCGCAGCAGCACAGCTGGGGCGGTCACCCGTTCTCCGGTGACAGCAACTGGGGCGGCTACGTCGCCCAGGGCAGCGGCTTCAAGAGCATCAGCGGCTCCTGGACCATGCCGGACGTCCAGTGCAACACCAGCAACGACCTGTTCGCCCCGTGGATCGGCATCGACGGCTACGGCTCGCAGACCGTTGAGCAGACCGGTGTCCAGGCGGACTGCTCCAGCGGCTCCCCGGTCTACTCCGGCTGGTACGAGATGTACCCGGCCGCCCCGGTCTACTTCAACAACCCGGTCAGCGCCGGTGACACCTTCAACGCCAGCGTGGTGAACACCTCGGGCCGCAGCTACACCCTCACCCTGACCGACGTGACCCAGGGCTGGACCAAGACCACCAAGCAGTCGCTGCGGGCCCAGGACGTCAGCGCCGAGGCGGTCATCGAGTCCCCGACCCAGAGCTACCCGTCCTTCAACGAGCTGGACTTCTCCAACCTCACGGTGAACGGCCAGGCCTTCGACAACTACGGCCCGCAGTCCATGGACAGCGGCCCGTACACCGAGACCCAGCTGCAGAACGGCGCGTTCTCCATCATCCCGGGCTGA
- a CDS encoding LuxR C-terminal-related transcriptional regulator, with translation MAEQWTGRFGGLGLAADQELLYLHLLGSQGLTAAGLAAAVGMGTERASAALGALADLGLVERPAPDGTVWRTTAPDVALEELLLRRELELRRTRGRITELLRTYRRTSTGADGDLVEVITGREAIADLWRSLQLGARGELRVLDKPPYIRRSDPELELASLARGVRMRVVYESQVLRDHARLAEIHRYTEAGEQARVLPELPLKLALVDDCWALLPVSSGTAEQSVLLVRPSSLLDALTGLFELYWSRAMRMPPPDSTEPPRDRHHQLLTLLAAGLTDESIARQMGVSTRTVQRWVRELMDRFGARTRFQAGIQAARADLL, from the coding sequence GTGGCGGAGCAGTGGACGGGGCGGTTCGGCGGCCTCGGGCTGGCGGCCGACCAGGAGTTGCTCTATCTGCACCTGCTGGGCAGCCAGGGGCTGACCGCGGCCGGGCTCGCCGCCGCCGTCGGGATGGGCACCGAACGGGCGTCGGCCGCGCTCGGCGCGCTCGCCGATCTCGGACTGGTGGAGCGCCCGGCGCCGGACGGTACCGTGTGGCGCACCACCGCGCCCGATGTGGCGCTGGAAGAGCTGCTGCTGCGCCGCGAGTTGGAGCTGCGCCGGACCCGCGGCCGGATCACCGAGCTGCTGCGGACCTACCGGCGCACCAGCACCGGTGCCGACGGCGACCTGGTCGAGGTGATCACCGGCCGGGAGGCGATCGCCGACCTGTGGCGCAGTCTCCAGCTGGGCGCCCGAGGCGAGTTGCGGGTGCTCGACAAGCCGCCGTACATCCGCCGCTCCGACCCCGAGCTCGAACTGGCCTCGCTGGCCCGGGGGGTGCGGATGCGCGTGGTCTACGAGAGCCAGGTGCTGCGTGATCACGCCCGGCTGGCCGAGATCCACCGGTACACCGAGGCCGGCGAGCAGGCCCGGGTGCTGCCCGAACTCCCGCTCAAGCTGGCGCTGGTGGACGACTGCTGGGCGCTGCTGCCGGTCAGCTCGGGCACCGCGGAGCAGAGCGTGCTGCTGGTCCGCCCGTCCTCGCTGCTGGACGCGCTGACCGGCCTGTTCGAGCTGTACTGGTCACGGGCGATGCGGATGCCCCCACCGGACTCCACCGAGCCGCCGCGTGACCGGCACCACCAGCTGCTCACCTTGCTGGCGGCCGGGTTGACGGACGAGAGCATCGCGCGGCAGATGGGCGTCTCGACCCGGACCGTGCAGCGCTGGGTGCGCGAGCTGATGGACCGGTTCGGCGCGCGCACCCGGTTCCAGGCCGGGATCCAGGCGGCCCGCGCCGACCTGCTCTAG
- a CDS encoding glycoside hydrolase family 5 protein, which yields MRPLGTAAALLLSAAVLLTASPAAQARPDRPAADFPTGSTQTPDGRTLFTDRAGRVVEPRGFNVDKYDETTEADLRSIADRGFTLIRVAISWDRLEPSRGHYDDAELAKLQRLLTWADQDGLLAVIDFHQDVYGPAFGGGDRGIPPWATRDDGLPFVPDPDDWFAGYFQPAVQAAFRHLYDDADLRRWQAEFYTHLASELRGHRSLLGYDLFNEPFGPVNGDPSDPAVLAASSAALEQGRLAAMYQRLIAAIRSVDQRSWLFVEPTVLVGEGVPTQLPGFTDPRQGGPRLGYAPHFYDTAVEDGADWNPADGFIENYTAAITAYPRAHRMPVLVGEWGPPNSRTPGNTELVRRQVAAMAGFASAWTMWYWCQGQGGYCALGTDGQPAPGDGPAFGPYAVALAGRPSQESWAAGSYTVTFRATGGWTELAAPPGARITVTGTRRVTIDRDRPGHPRVRTPQGSEVTLTVSD from the coding sequence GTGCGCCCCCTTGGTACCGCCGCCGCCCTGTTGTTGAGCGCCGCCGTGCTGCTCACCGCCTCCCCCGCGGCGCAGGCCAGACCCGACCGGCCGGCCGCCGACTTCCCGACCGGCAGCACCCAGACGCCGGACGGCCGCACCCTCTTCACCGACCGGGCCGGCCGGGTGGTGGAACCCCGCGGCTTCAACGTCGACAAGTACGACGAGACCACCGAGGCCGACCTGCGCTCGATCGCCGACCGCGGCTTCACGCTGATCCGGGTGGCGATCTCCTGGGACCGCCTGGAGCCCAGTCGCGGCCACTACGACGATGCCGAACTGGCCAAACTCCAGCGCCTGTTGACCTGGGCCGACCAGGACGGGCTGCTCGCCGTGATCGACTTCCACCAGGACGTCTACGGCCCGGCCTTCGGCGGCGGCGATCGCGGCATCCCGCCGTGGGCGACCCGCGACGACGGGCTGCCGTTCGTCCCGGACCCCGACGACTGGTTCGCCGGCTACTTCCAGCCGGCCGTGCAGGCCGCCTTCCGCCACCTCTACGACGACGCCGACCTGCGCCGCTGGCAGGCCGAGTTCTACACCCACCTGGCGTCCGAACTGCGCGGCCACCGCTCGCTGCTGGGCTACGACCTGTTCAACGAGCCGTTCGGACCGGTGAACGGCGACCCGAGCGACCCGGCGGTGCTGGCGGCCTCCTCGGCGGCCCTGGAGCAGGGGCGGCTGGCCGCCATGTACCAGCGGCTGATCGCCGCGATCCGCTCGGTGGACCAGCGCAGTTGGCTCTTCGTCGAGCCGACCGTGCTGGTCGGCGAGGGCGTGCCGACCCAGCTGCCGGGCTTCACCGACCCGCGCCAGGGCGGGCCCCGGCTTGGCTACGCACCGCACTTCTACGACACCGCGGTGGAGGACGGCGCCGACTGGAACCCGGCCGACGGCTTCATCGAGAACTACACCGCGGCGATCACCGCCTACCCGCGCGCCCACCGGATGCCGGTGCTGGTCGGCGAGTGGGGACCGCCGAACTCCCGCACCCCGGGCAACACCGAGCTGGTGCGCCGCCAGGTCGCCGCGATGGCGGGCTTCGCGAGCGCCTGGACCATGTGGTACTGGTGCCAGGGCCAGGGCGGCTACTGCGCGTTGGGGACGGACGGGCAGCCCGCGCCCGGGGACGGGCCGGCCTTCGGCCCGTACGCGGTGGCGCTGGCCGGGCGGCCGAGCCAGGAGTCCTGGGCGGCCGGTTCCTACACGGTGACCTTCCGGGCGACCGGCGGCTGGACCGAGCTGGCCGCCCCGCCCGGCGCCCGGATCACGGTCACCGGAACCCGCCGGGTGACCATCGACCGCGACCGCCCCGGGCATCCCCGCGTGCGGACGCCCCAGGGCAGCGAAGTCACCCTCACGGTGAGCGACTAG
- a CDS encoding TetR/AcrR family transcriptional regulator, whose protein sequence is MTALEEPRREQLLNAADRVVSREGPGASMNAIAAEAGITKPILYRHFGDRSGLFQALTERHTSGLLAAVRSALAEPLERRERVELVLDTYLAGIEARPQVYRLLTHPEAGDPDGVGNALAPALRQIADEITTAVTAQVDLGPDAPLLSQAWGRAITGMVLAAGDWWLETRPCPRARMVQALADLLWGRLAAAAPLPAAPLPSGPNNHEPDE, encoded by the coding sequence GTGACCGCGCTGGAGGAACCGCGCCGGGAGCAACTGCTCAACGCCGCCGACCGGGTGGTCAGCCGGGAGGGCCCGGGCGCGAGCATGAACGCGATCGCCGCCGAGGCCGGCATCACCAAGCCGATCCTGTACCGGCACTTCGGCGACCGCAGCGGCCTCTTCCAGGCGCTGACCGAACGTCACACCTCGGGCCTGCTGGCCGCGGTGCGCAGCGCGCTGGCCGAACCGCTGGAGCGCCGGGAACGGGTGGAACTGGTGCTGGACACCTACCTGGCCGGGATCGAGGCCCGCCCGCAGGTCTACCGGCTGCTCACCCACCCGGAGGCCGGCGACCCCGACGGGGTGGGCAACGCGCTGGCGCCCGCGCTGCGCCAGATCGCCGACGAGATCACCACCGCCGTCACCGCGCAGGTCGACCTCGGCCCGGACGCCCCGCTGCTCTCCCAGGCCTGGGGGCGGGCGATCACCGGCATGGTGCTGGCCGCCGGGGACTGGTGGCTGGAGACCAGGCCCTGCCCGCGCGCCCGGATGGTGCAGGCGCTGGCCGACCTGCTCTGGGGCCGGCTGGCCGCCGCCGCGCCGCTGCCCGCCGCACCGCTGCCGAGCGGCCCGAACAACCACGAGCCGGACGAGTAG
- a CDS encoding acyl-CoA dehydrogenase family protein, whose product MNPFSLALGEDQLAVRDWLHGFAADVIRPAAAEWDEREETPWPIIQEAAKIGIYSPDFYAQQYFDPSGVGIPVAMEELFWGDAGIGLSIVGTTLAAVALLANGTDEQIGTWAPQMFGTPEDVKVAAFCSSEPDAGSDVSALRTKAVYDQAKDEWVLNGTKTWATNGGIAAVHVIVATVDPELGARGQASFVVPPGTPGLSQGQKFKKHGIRASHTAEVVLDAVRVPGHCLLGGKQKLDERLARAREGVRKSGRNAAMATFEASRPAVGAQAIGIARAAYEVALDYAKTRVQFGRPIIDNQGVAFTLADMRTRIDAARLLVWRASWMAANQQPFTAAEGSMSKLYAGETAKWVTAQAMQILGGNGFTREYPVERMHRDSAIYTIFEGTSEIQRLVIARALSGMPIR is encoded by the coding sequence ATGAACCCCTTCTCGCTGGCGCTCGGCGAGGACCAGCTCGCCGTGCGCGACTGGCTGCACGGCTTCGCCGCCGACGTGATCCGCCCGGCCGCCGCCGAGTGGGACGAGCGCGAGGAGACCCCCTGGCCGATCATCCAGGAGGCCGCCAAGATCGGGATCTACTCGCCGGACTTCTACGCCCAGCAGTACTTCGACCCCTCGGGCGTGGGGATCCCGGTCGCCATGGAGGAGCTGTTCTGGGGCGACGCCGGCATCGGCCTGTCCATCGTCGGCACCACGCTGGCCGCGGTCGCCCTGCTGGCCAACGGCACCGACGAGCAGATCGGCACCTGGGCCCCGCAGATGTTCGGCACCCCCGAGGACGTCAAGGTGGCCGCGTTCTGCTCCTCCGAGCCGGACGCCGGCTCCGACGTCTCCGCGCTGCGCACCAAGGCCGTCTACGACCAGGCCAAGGACGAGTGGGTGCTGAACGGCACCAAGACCTGGGCCACCAACGGCGGCATCGCGGCCGTACACGTGATCGTCGCGACGGTGGACCCCGAACTCGGCGCGCGCGGGCAGGCCTCGTTCGTGGTGCCGCCCGGCACCCCGGGACTGTCGCAGGGGCAGAAGTTCAAGAAGCACGGCATCCGCGCCTCGCACACCGCCGAGGTGGTGCTGGACGCGGTCCGGGTCCCCGGGCACTGCCTGCTGGGCGGAAAGCAGAAGCTGGACGAGCGGCTGGCCCGGGCCCGCGAGGGCGTGCGCAAGTCGGGCCGCAACGCGGCGATGGCCACCTTCGAGGCCTCCCGGCCGGCGGTCGGCGCGCAGGCGATCGGCATCGCCAGGGCCGCCTACGAGGTGGCCTTGGACTACGCCAAGACCCGGGTGCAGTTCGGCCGTCCGATCATCGACAACCAGGGCGTGGCCTTCACCCTGGCGGACATGCGCACCCGGATCGACGCGGCCCGGCTGCTGGTCTGGCGGGCCTCCTGGATGGCCGCCAACCAGCAGCCGTTCACCGCTGCCGAAGGTTCGATGTCCAAGCTCTACGCGGGCGAGACCGCCAAGTGGGTCACCGCGCAGGCGATGCAGATCCTCGGCGGCAACGGCTTCACCCGGGAGTACCCGGTGGAGCGGATGCACCGGGACAGCGCGATCTACACCATCTTCGAGGGGACCAGCGAGATCCAGCGGCTGGTCATCGCGCGGGCCCTGTCGGGGATGCCGATCCGCTGA
- a CDS encoding DUF1918 domain-containing protein — MRAHVGDHIHIHSRSVGLEDRQGEITEVRGTDGEPPYLVRFTDGHEGLIYPGPDCVIESRSAER; from the coding sequence ATGCGCGCACACGTAGGCGACCACATCCACATCCACAGCCGGTCGGTCGGCCTGGAGGACCGCCAGGGCGAGATCACCGAGGTGCGCGGCACCGACGGCGAACCTCCGTACCTGGTGAGGTTCACCGACGGCCACGAGGGCCTGATCTACCCCGGCCCCGACTGCGTCATCGAGAGCCGGTCGGCCGAGCGGTAG